TGCACTTCGGGTCCACTTGAAAGCATCACCATCCCCTTATATAATGATGGACTCGGTTACCCTATCCTCAGTGCAAACTCCGAGCGGATCATTCGAGGGTTTCTGGGCCAATCGGCTTCAAGTACATCACGAATCGACTGGGCTGCTCGCAATAGACTCAATAAACTGGTCATTAGAGCGACGCCTGTGGCCTTATCTGGAGGAGCTCCTCGATAGCCCATGTGCACCTCGACAGAGCGCGAGGTCTTAGTTCAGATCCGCAGTCCGATAAATTTACTTGGACTcatcagaaatgtgttttttaaatgcGCGCATGGCACAAAAGACGTATTACTCTGAATGTCATTTGATGCACATTTATTTGCCGATTTCACACGTTTCCAGTCGTTTTTCATCTGTTGCTTGTCCCCAAAACGAAACAAATAATACACTTTAATATTAGTGTACAGTGCACACGGAGTCTTCTCTGCCCTCggcttgtgtttttactttcaCTATTCGCTGAGatcaatatttttaatatttgcagACAAGCAGCCAGGTGAGGGTGTGACGTCATCTATAACCAAACAATATTCACGAGGGCAGTGGTTTTGTCGGGAAATTGTATTATGAATGTATCTGTTGATGTTTCCTCCGTTTTACCAGCAGATGGTGCAGATGAGCTCTGTTTAAAATCCTGCTTTGACCCCAAGGATGCGAGAGCAGGTGTCACGACATGAGACATCAGAGCCTCTTAACCCACATGGAAAACGGAAGCATTTCCACCTGCTATCAGATGAAATATAAGCGTTAACATGTacgttttgttgctgtttgttttccacatGTTCCCTCCTCCTGCATTCAGCGGTCACATTCATCCCGAGGTCTCTGTCTGTCGGCTGCTTACAGTCCATTGTGTCATTTCAGGGTCATTTCAATGCGATACAGAAATTTGCAAATCAGCGCTTTTGTTCCTCAGCATATCAGACAGGATTATCCTCAAGCAGCGTGTGGCCTGTCTCCCTGTTTGTCcgcttcctctgccacagctcaTTAGGCTGACAGAAGCGCCGCACGTCTGACCCCAGCAGCTTTTCCAGGCTTTTCTTCAGTATCACAACCGACAAAACACACTGTCAATCAGGAAACCTGCTGCTCTTGTCAAGTATTTAATAAAGTAGGAAGAGTTTcgcttttaaaacacacaacaccccCAAATGTCATCACTTTCTGCAGATTAGTCGTCGATATAATCTTTGCACCATCTGTGCCTGAGACAAAAATATATTAGCATCTGGAACGCAATGTAAAAAATAAGAGAGGACGATTTTACAACAAGTAACGCGCTGCTCACTGTGTTGGAGGAAGAGTTCACATCTTttgaatccatccatccattatccaaCCATGTCACAGGGCTGCTGGAGCATAGAcataaacaataataacaaatatatatacCTATAGTACAACATACAGAGTATAGTGATATAGTGGCACAGTAttatgaataaattattattcttgattactgttaataatgtactacagtatgttgtacagtaagtataatttattaatttgttttgatGCTGCTAATTGATAAAAGTGTGTTTTAACTGTAAATGaactaaaaacatttaaatatgaaacctagttgagaaaaataaaacatgcaataataattaaaatctcCAGTACATAAATGTATTTGGGATGTACCACACTTCAATCCATGGTCAGAAGACGGTCAAACACTGCCTATGAATGCATCAGCAAAGTTTGACCAGGACATGTTGTTCTAGCGTTTGTCTCAGGTCGAGTCCTTTCAGCGTTGCAACAGTTTGGAAGTTATCTTTGCgtctgctctgtgtctgtgactgctTTAATTTGGTCCATAAAAAGCTGCTAGAGCTCATGTCTGGGACGTGTGACACAAAGCAGCGCAGGGTTCCAACATTTGGAGGTCCAGGAAACCGTAGACGTCCATGGTCAACAGGTATTAATGTATAACTATGTGTTTACAATGTGGGGGTGGTTTTCAGAATTCGGCTTTCAACTTTTACACACTTAATGGAAACAAATAGAATGAATAAAGCCGCAATCAGAACAAAGCTTACATAAACAAAAAGCATTATATGCTCCAGACATTTGACTTATTACTAGTGTTATTATGAGTAGTATTTGTGTCATTGTGTGCTTCAGTAGTTTTTGTGTTGACTATAGTTGTGCCAATTCAGTAAAGTTGATTTCAACATAATGTAGCTGGACACAGGTACTTCTTCCCGGTTTCATAGTGTATAGTTACATACTACACGTCTCCAGGTCTCAGTGCAAAGGTTGCACGCTCACTGATTAAAATACAAGTGACCTATTTTCCAGTGACCTTTGTGACAGTGGTGTGAGTGTCTCTTAATAACTGCATTACAGTGTAATTTACACTTTTAGACATTAGTCATTGACATTTTTGGGGAAAAGTAATCAAAATAATGTGCAAATCAAATAACTGTCAAAttattactgtataatgtatCCAAAGGTGAAATGCAACGTGAAGTACTTCAAATCTACAGTTACTTAGTAAATGGTTACAGAACACAGAATAAAACTGTTGTTGTTATAGATTGTTATAGATGTATAGGCTGTAAATTGTTTGATATTTGCAATGTAACTAAAACAAAAGAGACTTTCAgaaatttatttaataaatttaaagcaTACTCTAGATACGTGGCCACGACTGTGCGAGTCAGCTTTTGTCATTACCGTCGTAAAATGCACAGAAgtgttgtaataaaaaaaaatcaataaaactaaTAACTACAAAAAGGGTTTTGTGGAGTCAACAACGGTGCtattatactgtagttttaaaACTAGTGTTAAACACACGCACGTAGGAGTCACTGACACTAGTCTAGTTTCGCGCGCACACGCTTTGGCCATGTGATGTCAAAGCCCCCGTTCCGGTTCcagggggagggaggcagcTCGTCAATGTAAACCTTCACACTGATGGAGCGAGTCGGTCAGCCCGTCTGCGCTGTGCTGTTCCACAATGCGCCGTTCTCTTCCCCGGTGCGGATTATCTCTCCGGGAGACGTCGGCCTCTGACGGGCGGCAGCGGCGTCAACTACCGGACGGACTTgcgtgaccagtgtgtgtgtgtgtgtgtgtgtgtgtgtgtgtgtgtgtgtgtgtgtgtgtgtgtgtgtgtgtgtgtttctttgggGCAGGTCGTTGAGCCGCACACACACGGCGGCTCCCGGCAGCAAACTGGATATTTAGAGTCTTGAAGGGGCACTTCATCCCGGtttgaggaagagagagagagaaaccggATCACATGAACAAGTGACCTCAGAAGCTGCGCATTATCTTTCTCTTAAAAGCCTGGAGGGAgttaaggaggaggaggaggagaagaagagaggaggaagggtaAGGACTGAAAGAATTCAACTCAAGATTCAGCTGCACTTTGTTGAGAACTACCAGCAAAACTATTACTACCagtactactattactactattactactactactactattaccactactattacaattattattgcAACTCCACCGCTCGATAAATACTCTTGGTATTTTCTACTAAAAAAGTAGATGAAGGGACAAAGAGACACctgactgctgctgtggaaTGGCTGCAGGAGCGTTAAATGGCGCACGTTACACTGCTGTTTGGGTTCAGCcatgaaacaacagcagccccCAAGCGAAGGGCTAACTTGTCACAGGCGCTACAGCATCAAATGACTCTGTCCTGACTCACGTAGGAGTCAGGGGCTGCAGGCCACAGCATGGGCAACTCctccaggaaggaggaaggagacgaagAAGACGAGGGGGGGAAGgatggcgaggaggaggagacggaggaggagaagaagaaaccagaggaggaagtggaggaagagctCCCAATGggcgtggaggagctgctggagagcgGAGATCCTGTGTTGGACTTGAGTTACCGCAAATTCAAGCGCCTGCCGACGCGCGTGTGCGGGCTGATGCACCTGGAGAAGCTGTACGTCTGCGGGAACAGCATCCGCACCGTGCCCGACAGCATCTCCCAGCTCCACGGCCTGCGGACGCTCGCCCTCGACTTCAACAAGCTGGAAGACGTCCCGCTAGCCGTCTGCGAGCTCACCCAACTCACCCGCCTGTACCTGGGCAGCAACCGGCTGATGAGCCTCCCGCCTGAAATCTCCAATCTGAAGAATCTGCGCTGCCTGTGGATCGAGAGCAACTACTTCCATAGATTCCCAAAGGAGCTGTACGACCTGCCCCACCTCAAGTCCCTGCAGATAGGAGACAACAGGCTGAAGACGCTGCCTCCCGACCTGGTGCGTATGGAGGCTCTGCGGGGGCTATGGCTCTACACAAACCGCTTCGAGACCTTCCCCAGCGTTCTGCTGCGCATGAAGGGCTTGGAGATCCTGGATCTGGACCGCAACAAGATATCAGAGCTCCCCAGCCTGAGGCGCCTCCGGGCCCTGCGCCTGTTCTCCTACGACCACAACCCGATCAAGGAGCCGCCCGAAGTTCGCGATGAAGTGCTGatcgtcggggagggggctgcagAGTTCCTGGAGATACGCGAGGCCCGGAAAGAGCGACTGCGCaaggctgcagagcaggaggcagaggagctggcTCTGGCGGGAGAGGAGCCGGTGATTCACGGAATTCTGAAGAACAGCAGCTCGAAACAGGCCACAGAAGAGGAGGTGGACGGTAAGGACGAAGGGACCCTGGcgacggagggggaggaggtggaggaagagggggacGTGGAGCCGCTAGTCACCGAGTACGACGGTGCCGAGCTGGAGTACGATGAAGAGCCTGTCGAATATGAGACGGAGGAGATGATATACGAAGGAGAGGGGTTTGAGTACGAGGGTGAGGAGCTGGAGTACGAGAGGGCTCAGATGGACTATGAGTACGAGGACCAGCAGGAGCTGTGCGATTTAGGGAGGCAGGATGAGGGAGCATGAGGGGCCGGCGGGTGGAGGTGGGTGCGGGTGGGCCTTTCTCAGCTATGCTGCTAATTTCTAATGTGTTGTAACTGTGAAAATGAAGCCGGGCATTAAGACTGTGATCCCATCTCAACCGGCTGCAAGGTCCAAATCGGAGCAGGACTCGGGTGGACTGTGTGCGTGCAGGGGCTGCATTCTATTTACAGTGTATTTGTTTTGAGTGTACACATGAGCCCAAGTCTTCCATCAGTAAATACTGTCTGTGATGATGAGGTCCGAGTCGGTCATTTATGGAAACACGCTTCTTGCGGAGTTTGGGAACCAAGTTGTGTCTGCGAGTGGTATTTCCACGCCTCACCGTCGGCGTCTGTTTAATGTGCCTGTCAGTGCACCTCAGTCGGACCCGCTGCTATTTTTAAAAGCCCCGTGCGCATGTAAACATGTGTATTGGATTTaaatttacaaaatatttatGACACGCTGAACACGACGCCCGGGTCGGCGTTGTGTAAGCAGTGCTGCGGGTGTCGGTGCCAAGATGGAGCAGGATGATTAGAGCGATGAATACCTGGGGAGCCTCACCATAAAAGGTAAGTCCATAGGGAGGCCGGCGAAGACCGTGACACACCTGAAGCCACCTGCGGCCCAGAGACCCGGCTGCCGGGACCTTTGTGCACGTCGTTCTGTCGGCGGCTACACCTCCCCTAGCCTCGGCCTCTGACGGGAAGCAGGCCCGGCCCTtgtcctcctctcatctctgcaCCCATTATTCATGCGGGGCTCGCGTGTCATCCAATCCTCCTTCTCTCCGCGTATCTTTTTCTCACATCTCATTGAAAGAGTGAAATATTTATTCAGCGCTGAAATATTGATGCTCGTACTGGTGTGGCGGCGGGTGTCGACTCCTGCGCCGGCTGGGGGAACGGGTGACAAGCAGCGGATTTTCTAGGGTTTTAGAAATAAATGGCACAAGATACAGATAAAACCATATCAATGAACTTATATGTATCTGGTTTTGTTGGTAGAATAATCCCTCAATCAATCATTAAGTTTAGCTACCATTAATTCCCTATTTAGTCTAAAGGCACAAGCTAAATGTTAACATGCTTTCTAATGTCCAGCATGAGTAAGACTTACTGTAGTTTGCTTGCTAACAGGCTAGCATGTCTACCAGGCAAACAGGCTAGCATGGCTAACAGGCTAGCATGTCTACCAGGCTAACAGGCCACTATGGCTACCAGGCTAGCATGGCTAACAGGCTAGCATGTCTCCCAGGCAAACAGGCTAGCATGGCTAACAGGTTGAAATAAAACTTTACCAAACTTTATGGAAATTAAAGGACACATCACTGACGTCAGTAGGATTCATCATCTGGGTCTCACTGACAA
The genomic region above belongs to Betta splendens chromosome 6, fBetSpl5.4, whole genome shotgun sequence and contains:
- the LOC114857955 gene encoding leucine-rich repeat-containing protein 10B; its protein translation is MGNSSRKEEGDEEDEGGKDGEEEETEEEKKKPEEEVEEELPMGVEELLESGDPVLDLSYRKFKRLPTRVCGLMHLEKLYVCGNSIRTVPDSISQLHGLRTLALDFNKLEDVPLAVCELTQLTRLYLGSNRLMSLPPEISNLKNLRCLWIESNYFHRFPKELYDLPHLKSLQIGDNRLKTLPPDLVRMEALRGLWLYTNRFETFPSVLLRMKGLEILDLDRNKISELPSLRRLRALRLFSYDHNPIKEPPEVRDEVLIVGEGAAEFLEIREARKERLRKAAEQEAEELALAGEEPVIHGILKNSSSKQATEEEVDGKDEGTLATEGEEVEEEGDVEPLVTEYDGAELEYDEEPVEYETEEMIYEGEGFEYEGEELEYERAQMDYEYEDQQELCDLGRQDEGA